One segment of Phragmites australis chromosome 13, lpPhrAust1.1, whole genome shotgun sequence DNA contains the following:
- the LOC133889093 gene encoding protein BYPASS1-LIKE-like → MRAPMPATDSSSPAAPLTSIGRSIRSLRRDQIPTIPPPSAADPNHHASSDLDPTDAFQRRAADLFTDLLAENPNDLLSLSWMRRLLDSFLLCLEEFRALLFGSGAAAAAARPPLDRLVTDFFDRAVKALDLCNAVRDGLDLVRQWRKHLAIAAAVLATSPDPDAPLGEAQIRRARKALTDLTILMLDDRDGGGGVVGQRNRSFGLGNRDARARGQGHHRRSSSGGSSGSGSGSHLRSLSWSVSRAWSAARQLQAIGGGLPVPRPHDITATGGLASAVYTMGAVLFIVAWALVAAIPCQDRGLQAHFSVPRNFPWSGPISTLYDRILEEFKKERKNSCGLLKEIDQIERCSRHLMEITDAAEFPLAEEKDAEVREAAQELVQVCGSLKDGLDPLERQIREMFHRIVRTRTEILDCLSGTQ, encoded by the coding sequence ATGCGAGCACCAATGCCGGCCACCGATTCCTCATCGCCTGCCGCACCGCTCACCTCCATCGGCCGCTCCATCCGCTCCCTCCGCCGCGACCAGATTCCCACCATCCCGCCCCCTTCCGCCGCCGACCCTAACCACCACGCCTCCTCCGACCTCGACCCCACCGACGCCTTccagcgccgcgccgccgacCTCTTCACGGACCTTCTCGCCGAAAACCCCAACGACCTGCTCTCCCTCTCCTGGATGCGCCGCCTCCTCGACTCCTTCCTTCTCTGCCTCGAGGAGTTCCGCGCCCTCCTCTTCGGCTccggggccgccgccgctgccgcgcgcCCGCCTCTCGACCGCCTTGTCACCGACTTCTTCGACCGCGCCGTCAAGGCGCTCGACCTCTGCAACGCCGTCCGCGACGGACTCGACCTCGTCCGCCAGTGGCGCAAGCacctcgccatcgccgccgccgtacTCGCCACTTCGCCCGACCCCGACGCGCCGCTCGGGGAGGCCCAGATCCGCCGCGCCCGCAAGGCGCTCACCGACCTCACCATCCTCATGCTCGACGACAgggacggcggcggaggggtcGTAGGCCAGCGTAACCGCTCCTTCGGCCTCGGGAACAGGGACGCCCGTGCCCGTGGCCAGGGCCACCATCGCCggagcagcagcggcggcagctCAGGCTCCGGTTCCGGCTCCCACCTCAGGTCCTTGTCGTGGAGCGTGTCCCGGGCGTGGTCCGCCGCGCGGCAGCTTCAGGCAATCGGGGGAGGCCTACCTGTGCCCCGCCCGCACGATATAACCGCCACGGGAGGCCTCGCTTCCGCAGTGTACACCATGGGTGCGGTGCTGTTTATCGTGGCCTGGGCGCTTGTGGCTGCCATCCCGTGCCAGGACCGCGGCCTCCAGGCGCACTTCTCAGTGCCCAGGAACTTCCCCTGGTCTGGCCCCATCTCGACGCTCTACGACCGCATCCTCGAGGAGTTCAAGAAGGAGCGCAAGAACTCATGTGGGCTGCTCAAGGAGATCGACCAGATTGAGCGGTGCTCCAGGCACCTCATGGAGATCACTGACGCTGCAGAATTCCCCTTGGCTGAGGAGAAGGATGCTGAGGTGCGGGAGGCCGCGCAGGAGCTAGTGCAGGTGTGTGGATCCCTCAAGGACGGGCTCGACCCACTTGAGCGGCAGATCAGGGAGATGTTCCACCGGATTGTGCGTACCCGGACAGAAATCCTTGACTGCTTGAGTGGCACCCAGTGA
- the LOC133888179 gene encoding tubby-like F-box protein 7: protein MSFQSIFRDLRESFGNISKQSFEVRIHHRGKSLGSSGDLQDRPVVIQKIRWASLPPELLRDVMKRLEEDESSWPSRKDVVACASVCKTWREMCKDIVRTPELCAKLTFPVSLKQPGPRDGVIQCFIKRDKSKLTYRLYLCLSSAVHDENGKFLLAARRSRRTTHTDYVISMDSKNFSRTSTGYIGKLRSNFLGTKFIIYDSQPPYNAGRLCLQEQASRRFSSRKVSPKVPTGCYPIAQVNYELNVLGTRGPRRMQCTMHSIPASAVEPDGYVPGQPKELLPRLFEDSFRSTGTSFSKYSIADSSMDLSSSRFSEFGRGTLQDDNDSDKESRLVLRNKAPRWHEQLQCWCLNFRGRVTVASVKNFQLIASAPQPASAGASVASQPGPRAQMQPQSSQPSSSSSSSNHDTVVLQFGKVGKDMFTMDYRYPLSAFQAFAICLTSFDTKLACE from the exons ATGTCTTTCCAGAGCATATTTCGTGATTTAAGGGAGAGCTTTGGGAATATATCGAAGCAGAGTTTTGAGGTGAGAATTCACCACAGAGGGAAGTCTCTTGGATCTTCAGGTGACCTGCAGGATAGGCCTGTGGTAATTCAGAAAATCAGGTGGGCTAGCCTTCCTCCTGAATTACTCCGTGATGTGATGAAAAGGTTGGAGGAAGATGAGAGCAGCTGGCCATCCCGCAAGGATGTTGTTGCTTGTGCTTCTGTTTGTAAAACCTGGAGGGAGATGTGTAAGGATATAGTGAGAACTCCAGAACTTTGTGCAAAGCTCACATTTCCAGTATCTCTTAAACAG CCTGGACCCCGTGATGGAGTAATACAATGTTTCATAAAAAGGGACAAATCAAAACTAACGTACCGTCTCTACTTATGCCTTAGCTCTG CTGTGCATGATGAGAATGGAAAGTTCCTACTGGCAGCCAGAAGGAGCCGGAGGACGACGCACACTGACTATGTCATTTCTATGGATTCTAAAAATTTCTCTCGAACAAGTACTGGCTACATTGGGAAGTTGAG GTCAAATTTCCTTGGAACTAAATTTATCATTTACGACTCGCAGCCTCCATACAACGCTGGGAGACTTTGCTTACAGGAACAGGCCAGCCGTCGGTTCTCTTCCAGGAAAGTTTCACCAAAAGTTCCAACCGGTTGCTACCCCATTGCACAGGTGAACTATGAGCTGAATGTGCTTGGCACCCGGGGGCCAAGGCGGATGCAATGCACTATGCATTCCATCCCAGCATCAGCAGTAGAGCCTGATGGCTATGTGCCTGGCCAACCAAAAGAGCTCCTCCCGAGGTTATTCGAGGATTCCTTCCGCAGCACAGGAACTTCTTTCTCCAAGTATTCCATTGCAGATAGTTCCATGGACTTGAGCAGTTCTCGTTTCTCGGAGTTTGGCAGAGGGACTCTGCAAGATGACAATGATTCAGACAAGGAGAGTCGTTTGGTTCTCCGCAACAAGGCACCAAGGTGGCACGAGCAGCTACAATGCTGGTGCCTCAACTTCCGGGGCCGTGTCACTGTGGCTTCAGTTAAGAACTTTCAGCTGATAGCTTCTGCACCACAGCCAGCTTCCGCAGGGGCTTCTGTGGCTTCACAGCCAGGGCCACGTGCACAGATGCAGCCCCAGTCCTCTCAGCCCTCCagttcgtcgtcgtcgtccaaTCATGACACGGTGGTCTTGCAATTCGGCAAAGTTGGAAAGGATATGTTCACTATGGATTACCGGTACCCGCTGTCAGCTTTCCAGGCTTTCGCCATATGTTTGACCAGCTTTGACACCAAGCTGGCTTGTGAATAG
- the LOC133887783 gene encoding WAT1-related protein At1g68170-like: protein MGGASDVARPVAAMVVVQVVFAGVNIFYKLAVCDGMDMRVLVAYRYLLASAVLAPLAYFVERRNRTKLTWRVVVLSFICGLTGGSLAQNLYISGMKLTSATFASAMTNLIPAITFVLALLFRYERLAVRTLSGQAKVAGTFLGVGGAMLLTFYKGADITPWTSHIDLAATLTARRAHLAAGVHPAVEATNRVMGSLLVIGGCFFYAIWLILQAKLSREYPFHYSSTALMCLMSTMQSVAFALCYDRGVAQWRLGFDIRLLSVVYSGVLASGVMLVVLSWCVKRRGPLFASVFNPLMLVVVAVLSSLLLGERLHLGSALGAVLIVMGLYAVLWGKGRETATEAAKVGELPEDDDGERIYVVVHRPSSCAQQIQPDQPRDSAATVQSSEEDKRKLQEQQRSTT from the exons ATGGGGGGCGCCAGCGATGTGGCCAGGCCGGTGgcggcgatggtggtggtgcaggTGGTCTTCGCCGGCGTCAACATCTTCTACAAGCTCGCCGTGTGCGACGGCATGGACATGAGGGTCCTCGTCGCCTACCGATACCTCCTCGCCTCCGCCGTCCTCGCACCGCTTGCCTACTTCGTCGAGAG GAGAAACCGGACAAAGTTGACGTGGCGAGTTGTGGTGCTGTCTTTCATCTGCGGCCTCACCGG GGGCTCGCTGGCGCAGAACCTGTACATCTCCGGCATGAAGCTCACCTCCGCCACCTTCGCCTCCGCCATGACAAACCTCATCCCCGCCATCACCTTCGTCCTCGCCCTCCTCTTCCGCTATGAGAGGCTCGCCGTCCGCACCCTCTCGGGCCAGGCCAAGGTCGCCGGCACCttcctcggcgtcggcggcgccATGCTGCTCACCTTCTACAAGGGCGCCGACATCACACCCTGGACCAGCCACATCGACCTCGCCGCCACGCTCACCGCGCGCCGCGCGCACTTGGCGGCGGGGGTGCACCCGGCCGTCGAGGCAACCAACAGGGTCATGGGCTCGCTGCTTGTCATCGGCGGCTGCTTCTTCTATGCCATCTGGCTCATCCTCCAGGCCAAGCTCAGCCGGGAGTACCCGTTCCACTACTCCAGCACGGCGCTCATGTGCCTCATGAGCACGATGCAGTCCGTCGCCTTCGCGCTCTGCTACGACAGGGGCGTCGCGCAGTGGCGCCTCGGATTCGATATCAGGCTCCTATCCGTCGTCTACTcg GGCGTTCTTGCGTCGGGCGTGATGCTGGTGGTGCTGTCGTGGTGCGTCAAGCGTCGTGGCCCTCTGTTCGCGTCGGTGTTCAACCCGCtgatgctggtggtggtggccgtgCTGAGCTCGCTGCTGCTGGGCGAGAGGTTGCACCTCGGGAGCGCGCTGGGCGCGGTGCTCATCGTGATGGGGCTGTACGCCGTGCTGTGGGGGAAGGGCCGCGAGACGGCGACTGAGGCCGCCAAGGTCGGCGAGCTGCcggaggacgacgacggcgagcgCATTTACGTAGTCGTGCACCGCCCCAGCAGCTGCGCGCAGCAAATTCAACCCGATCAGCCCCGCGACAGCGCGGCGACGGTGCAGTCGTCGGAGGAGGACAAGCGGAAGCTGCAGGAGCAGCAGCGATCCACGAcgtga